One window of the Camarhynchus parvulus chromosome 2, STF_HiC, whole genome shotgun sequence genome contains the following:
- the LOC115917584 gene encoding interferon alpha-inducible protein 27-like protein 2B, producing the protein MSDRNVHNAGFTPSGITGGSLASSLMSQEARASGGGVPSGGPTSTLQEMGARGTTHSSGYTSSGISGGSRASDTMSKEATAHGGGVPRGGTTSTVQSIAMGGKGGRR; encoded by the exons atgtCTGACCGCAACGTCCACAACGCTGGCTTCACTCCCTCTGGGATCACAGGAGGATCCCTTGCTTCATCACTGATGTCCCAAGAAGCCAGAGCCTCAGGGGGAGGTGTGCCTTCTGGTGGCCCCACTTCTACTCTCCAGGAAATGG GTGCCAGGGGCACAACCCACTCATCAGGTTATACCAGCAGCGGGATCTCTGGTGGATCCAGGGCCTCTGACACAATGTCCAAGGAGGCCACAGCTCATGGAGGTGGAGTTCCCAGGGGTGGCACAACTTCCACTGTCCAGTCCATCG CCATGggtggaaaaggaggaagacgctga